CGACCTTCGCATTTTCCACAGCTTTCTTATAAATGTGGGGGGAGAACCTATCATCTCACTGTCGGAAGCAGAACAGCGCCGGCAGGAGCTGGTGGAGTTTGAACATCACCTCTGGAACTACTGATTTTCTCCTTTAGTGTTATATCCGCCGGATCTGTAAAAGATCCGGCTTTTTTATTTTGCCAACAGGGCTGGCCGTTGTGTCATCTCGTGATAGCAGATTACATCGTCCGCAAAATAGTGTACTACCATACTTTTACGGGTAGAGCCCGATTTTTGGATCGGATGCCCGCCATGGATGAGGTTGGCATGCCAGATCAGCAGATCTCCAGGTTTCGCAACAAATGTTGCCGGTTTAAGATTGTATTCGTTTATGAGAGATTCTATTTTGTCCTCATAGTGACGATTGGCGTCGTATCCAAGCCTGAAAAATCCACCGCCATGATCAAAATCCCGGTTGAGAATATAGGGGAGCTTATGACTGCCCGGGTAATACACCAGGCCTCCATTCTGATCATCGATATCCTCAAGCGCAAGCCAGGTTGCCGCCAGATACCCCAACGGAAACGTAGTCATGTGAATGGAGTCAGAGTGCGGTCTTTGTTCGCTTCCATAAATAAAATTGATGCTCTGGAAAGCCGTCATTTTTTTCCCAAGTAAAAATGACATAAGCCTTACGAGCATTTCATCCCCTACCAATGCTTTCATAAGTGCAGATTGTCTGTATGCAAACATGATTCTGCCGGAGGGGTGGAAACCCACTACTTTTTCTCTGATCATCCGATCCACTTCCCTGTTGATTTCATCGACCTTTTCAGGAGAAAGAAACTGCTCAAGAATAAGGAATCCGTTATCAATCCACGAACGGATTTTCTGCTGAATTTC
The DNA window shown above is from Bacteroidia bacterium and carries:
- a CDS encoding phytanoyl-CoA dioxygenase family protein → MQKLAAFLRTFKATYVLNNLRHFHSLSANRQLYRKYGLKKSVFAPVSSKDFESLPEETPWLDSPNAHQALLQHPEFATFSSEIQQKIRSWIDNGFLILEQFLSPEKVDEINREVDRMIREKVVGFHPSGRIMFAYRQSALMKALVGDEMLVRLMSFLLGKKMTAFQSINFIYGSEQRPHSDSIHMTTFPLGYLAATWLALEDIDDQNGGLVYYPGSHKLPYILNRDFDHGGGFFRLGYDANRHYEDKIESLINEYNLKPATFVAKPGDLLIWHANLIHGGHPIQKSGSTRKSMVVHYFADDVICYHEMTQRPALLAK